Genomic window (Oryza sativa Japonica Group chromosome 3, ASM3414082v1):
ctgCTCCGGCTTGTAGCACCTGTACTCCGACACCTACATTGACGGTGCAGCTCAAGCATTTCAGTTCAAGAAATCGACGATGATAAAATAAACGGAGATTCATCGGAGAGAAAGAAAATGCTGGGATTTTTTTACCTCGGTTTCATGCTTCGGAGGCAGCGTTTCTTTGGAGTCCTCCGCCGGCTCGCCGTGCTCCGGGATGGGCTCCATGAAGGCCTTGACGTGGCGCCGCCTCCTGAACCGCAGCTGCATCGCCCTCGTGAAGACGACCGGCGCGCCGCGGGCCAGGCCGGCGACGTACACCTCCACCACCGGCGGCTTCGCCTCCTTGCTACCGCGCCTCACGAGGCCCGACCCGCGCTGCGCCGCGACCTGGCACTTCAtcacccagccgccgccgccagcgccggcgTCGCGCGTGTCCAGGATCCCGACGACGAGCCGCTCGCCTCTGCACTGGACGTCGAACCGCGCGCTCCCGGACACCCTGACGTCCGCCGTGCTGACGAAGGTGCAGGAGTCGCCGCcctccgtggcggcggcgccgacgccgccggcgcggtcCAGGCGGAGCGACACGTGGCCGTTGCTGgcgacgctgccgccgctcaCCTCGAGCACGGTGTCCGGGGTGAGCGGGGCGTGGGTGACGGTCACAGAATCCAGCATGGACTCGTTCACCTCGCACCTGCTCACCCTCAGGAAGAACACCTTGAGGCTCAGCCAAGACGACGGCTCCGGCGGCGTGGCCATGGCGACTGCTGATCCGGGAATTTTCCCCATGTTTCCAAGATTCTTGGAACCGAGTTGCTCACATCAGAGCATGGAATGGATGGGATATTTGAGCGGTCAGGAAGTGAGTGTCCTTGGGTATTCCATCTGCAACAATCAAAAACTAAAGAAAAGGTGTTAAAATGGAAGGATTTTAGGCATCTGTGATGAACTGCACCATATGACAAATTTTTCAGCCGAGCACAACTGTGCAAGTCATTGACACTGATACTGCTCATGTATTATGAATTCTACATAGGACATGACGGATGAAAATGAAAACCTATGACCTATTCATACAAAACATAGGAGCAGAAGATAGATTCTTGGACGAACACCTTGCTAAATTCTGAATATGAAATACATACAGATACCGGATACTTCTCAAGAACTACGATGAATTCTGCATACAGGACATAAATGGAagaatttttttccccaatGATAAGAATCATAACTAGAAATTATTTAACAAAAGCAAATCAAACTCGCAAACAACTCAAGAACTTATTAGGATGCAGTGTTAAGGTTCCTTTTAGAAATCCCCTTTGATTTTCTAAACTAAGGATGAAGTACTGCTGAATAATTTGATAGTTCTTTCATACTCCTGCATAAGATGGAACGGGGAAGAAGAGGATGATAAAATCATAATGTAATCATAATCATGATCCCCACTTGCACAGAGTATAAGATTTTGGGGAATCAGAGAACAAGAAATTTGATTTCCAGTTTCTGACTTAACACTGAACACCTGAAGCATCTCCCAAACAAGGAATCCTGCGTAGTGTTTCCATGAACAGTATCGAAGAGCACAGAGCTAAGCAAGGACATAATTCCTTACCAGATTGAGCTCCTAGGCTCGAAGATGCCTggctcccccttcccctcttcacTTATGCACACAGTATGCTAAGGAAGAGACGAACAGTGGACTAGTAGTCCTGAAAAGAGGCTTTCCTCTCAATTATACGAATTTATTTCTCCAAGGAATTGAGCCCCGTAAATCCCTCAACTGACACCTCACACATTGCACACGAAAGTCCAAAAAACACCTCTTCATGCATGACTGCATAATTCCGTTTGGTACTTTTGGCAgcccagaagaaaaaaaaatataaagttgCCATTCGAAAAAGTAaaaggaaataataaaatatatagttGTCCATGAAGGAAAATGGAAATTGCTTTTGATggcaattttttatttaatttctcaaTGTGTAACTGTGAACAGATGCCCATATGTAACTGATTGGGGCCTTTTAACGTGCGTTCAATTGCCCAATCTAAATAGTGGCAAAACATCGAATCCAACATCTCAGCTATTATTTAGCTTCACATACGTATTTCGTTTACAGCCACCTATGCACACACAAAGGACATGAAACCACTTGTGTATTTTGttgtttctctgtttttttgtgGTTTGTGTTTCTGACATGTCGATATCATTTTTGCAAAGTGGCTGAAAATGTATCCAGTAGCATTCATGTTACAAACTACAAAGACATGAATTTAGGTGGCTGGTAACAAACGAAGTATAGCCTAGTGTTTAAGATCTTGAACTTGGTAATGGTAGTCTTACTAGTCTCCATCAACTGTTTCCTGCCACATATAACAATTTTGTTGATAGTGATATGTAAGATCTCCGCCATATCTCGGGAAACAAAAAATCTATTACTGCTTCTGATTCTCCAATAAGCAAAATGAGACTGTAAACATGCATCGGTCTGCTCCTTAGTTTATCATCCATAACtaaaaatctatctattatattattaagacagctcgaAAAGAAGGCACCACATTCGCCGTGGGGGCTAAAAATtcccatattaatcggagaaaaagagaaaaaatctATACCATTAGATTGTAATGGATTAAATTAAAGGGTGTAGATTTATCAGAAAAAAGTTCTCTCAGTATGAATCAAACTCTATTCGATACAAATAGGAAAGTAACTCTGATCTTTGAGGTACATCAcaaatatgcatgcatgcatgtctgatTCCTTATTGTATTTGGCTAGGATGTTGTCCGATTgggggaaagaaaaaaattgaataccATATGGAttccaaatagaaaaaaataaatcaaacggATGGCTTCAATACATACGTAGATTTGGATTTTGAAGTGAAAAAGGAATTGAACTATCACTAGATCTGTCCACTGCAAACCCAATTTAATTGATGCATTCAGACTTGCAGCCAAATAAAATCCAGAAGCTAGCATACCATAAAACTGGCCgcagatggaaaaaaaaacaccacatCTAGACTACCAATACAATTATTCTTCAATATATGTTGTGtaaagtttgaaaaaattggaacgatgtgacggaaaagttggaagtttgtgtatgtaggaaagtttgatgtgatggaaaagttggaagtttgtgtgtgtagaaaagtttaatgtgacagaaaagttggaagtttgaagaaaaaagttggaatgtAAACAGGGCCATATTTAGtccttactccctccatcctatttTAAGCGTAAACATGAGTTTtggtgtccaactttgatcatcCTATTTTAAGCGCAAACATGagttttcaaaaaatattaaaaaaataagtcaaacataaaatactattcatattttattatctctTTCAAAGGAGACACCATGTTCGTTGTGGGgactagaaattcccacattaatcgaagaaaaacaaaatgagagtctaagtagaaatacaatttaaaaataactgaaattcgggattaaaaataagcactattgaaagaagagtccatataataactcgatacgagattaattaatattcaaaataaaaaataaaataaaatccaaaattagcaaaaaagaaaagaagagttcaagtagaaaaaaaaattaaaaataattgaaattcagaattaaaattaaacaatattgaaagaagagtcgatataaaaacccaataagagattaattaaaattaggaataaaaagtaaattaaaattggaaattagaaaaaagaaaagaaaataagagtttaagtagaaatataatttaaaattaacttaaattcgaaattaaaaataaagtatattgaaagaagagtccatataagaatctaatacgagattaattgaattaagtataaaataaaaaaaatccaaaattagacaAATTAAAAAGAAAGTTCAAGTacgaatacaattttgaaacaacttgatttgaaaataaaaataaaaatattaaaagaacacaatacaatattaattaaaattcgatatacaaataaaataaattctgaaattagaaaaagaaaaataagacaacttataaataactaaaattggtgataaaaaataaagactattgaaaaaaaagatcatCTAAAACATAtaacgagattaattaagtaacagatctataaaggagtagagtggtggcatttgatgggacatctaaaactattaataaaacaccaaatagaatcctaatgacgattaaaaggattAACGAcgggcaggccgtgaagcaaccgatcaaggcggttggcgggacttctagaaagtaaaaaaaataaactccaatgataatcatattctatttttaaaatctcaatgacaataaaaaggacaGGTAGCGGACGAGTCGTACATGAGTACAGTGGCAGAGCCGTcgacggttggcgggacttttagaaagtaaaaaatgaattttaacgatagttatgtttgaatttttagaatcccaatgataataaagagttGGTGTTGGACGAACCTTAGAGGAGTATAGTGTCAACGTTTGAtcagacttctaaaaattagagaaaaatgaaacccagcgagacaataaactcttaAAACTACAAGGTGagtaaaccccaatgataatcatgttcaattttaaaatctcaatgacaataaagaagggatgCAGCAGGCGATCCGTTGAGGAGTGCatgcagcgggcgagccgtagaggagtgcagtggcaaagccgctgatggtttggcaagacttctagaaagtaaaaaaactgaacacaaacgataattatgttcgatttttaaaatctcaatgacaataaagagaagaggaagTGGACGGACCGTAGAGAAGTATAATAGCGGCGTTTAAcgagacttctagaaattataaaaataaaacccaacgagataataaactctaaaaactatacaATCCAACTTTTATAGATTCCAAGGAAAATGAATAGAAAccgtggtagatcgagcaagcaaataaaaaatgAGATGACATAAGTAAGGGATaacaactggtgtgacttttagaactataaaattagaaaacacggggatgataaggtttggttttttaaaatcttaagacaatgagatagctatttaataaatttgaagtaaaatcagattaaaaatatataaattttgtatgtgtgctagccgcgcaattgcgcgggtcaCCCAGCTAGTTAAACTTTAAAACTTACACTACAATTAATTTTGATAATTCTCCCTcgcaaaaaaaatgataattctTTTTATCTCAGTTTATTTTCCAAGTAgtttttaagtaaaaaaaatataaaagttttacacattttttttcctaataagCGCCATGACTCGTAATCAACAAATGATGAAATTGCTAACACCTAGATGGCCATGTTCTGTACATTGTTCAATGTGTTGGACCAAATCAAAATAGATGAAATCTTGTACTAGGAAAATACAAACTAAAATTATTTAACATCGAAGGTAGTCTTTGGCATATATtacaaaacaataaaaaaaattggttaacGAAACAATACGCGCATATATtacaaaacaataaaaaaaataaaattggttaACGAAACAAtacgcgccaggtaggggtcgaACCTACGACCTTCTGCTTAGGAAACAGACGCTCTATCCACTGAGCTACAGGCGCTCAGTGTTTGAGCGTTGaaacaaattttaaatgaaCGCGTTAACCTATCATTGCCCCCACAATTTCCCCTTCCTTGTACACACGCGACGCGAGCGGCGAGCTGTTACGATCTAAAGAGAAGCTCTCcgcttcgccggcgccgctcccccCACCCCCGCGCGCGGAAGATTGTCCTCGTGGCGGAGCGCGTGCTGCGGCTGTTGTGCTGCACAGCCGCCGGGCACCACATTTGCagcagcgccgcctccgccgcactcGTCCATCGCCGGAGCTtccgctagggtttcggcgagccggggggaggggggggggggtgaggtgggccgtccgccgccgcctccgcggagTTCCTGCCTGACGACTGGATCACGCAGGTTTACTGACTAAAAACCGTCTGTTTTACTGACTTTGTTTGGTTTGCTGGTGTAATTTCTTCTCTTTATCTGTTGATGTTTTTCATGTTTTCTGTTCTTGCGTATCTACATATTTGTATTCTGTACATCATTGTAGATAAATCTCACATTTGTATTCGCTCAAATCTAAAAATGTACATGCACATAATCTTGATACCCAAACTTTGTAGGAAGACTCTGTCTGTTTTGGGCTTTTCTCTAAAGCCGGGTAATGAAATTTGCCTgagatcaaaaaaaaaaaaaactttgtagGAAGATTTTGTATGCTATGCAATCTTACTACCGTTAAATGTATTCATTCAAAACACAATAAAGGAAATGGCTTTCATTACACCATCAAGCCAAACAAAGTTTAGGATTGCTTGAATCTGATTCCATTAACAGTTTTATTTGATTCAGTTACCATTTGCGTTTACAGACTCTAACCAAACACCACCCGACTGATTTCGCTCGCCTCTTCCTCATCCCCATCAGCCATGATCCAGGCCGTGATGGTGATGAGCACGCAGGGCAAGCCGCGCCTCCTCAAGTTCTACAGCTACCAGGTTTCGATTCTACCCCGTTCACCCACCCCTCCAATCTTCGCCCACCCGACAAGTGCTGGGTCAATTTCCCCACCCAAGACCAATAGCAGCTTACGTGATTGACGAAATGCTTTTGACCACTTTGCTCTCCCCTTCTATCTATTCTCTGCTTCATGGATTGGTTATTGGATGCAGCCCCCCGAG
Coding sequences:
- the LOC4332137 gene encoding uncharacterized protein At1g01500; this encodes MGKIPGSAVAMATPPEPSSWLSLKVFFLRVSRCEVNESMLDSVTVTHAPLTPDTVLEVSGGSVASNGHVSLRLDRAGGVGAAATEGGDSCTFVSTADVRVSGSARFDVQCRGERLVVGILDTRDAGAGGGGWVMKCQVAAQRGSGLVRRGSKEAKPPVVEVYVAGLARGAPVVFTRAMQLRFRRRRHVKAFMEPIPEHGEPAEDSKETLPPKHETEVSEYRCYKPEQDAGDADYDGFYVKPAGEEDDDGDFSWFTAGVRVGVGISVGICLGIGIGAGLLARSYHSTSRSLRSRLISSLF